From Fulvivirga lutea:
CTCATTGGCTTTTACATCATCCACTGATCTGCCAGAGACAAACACACATGAACATAAATTCTTGGCACCGTAGCCACTAATAATGGGAATAGCCCTGTAACCATAGTTGAGACCAAATAGTAATATGCCTGCTAATGCAAGGAAAATAATGTTGCGTAATGTCTTTTTCATAAACTTTCTTCAGTACTAATTTTTTCTTGAGTGCCTTCGTAATAATCATCTCTTTCACCATCATTATCCCAATCAAGATAACTTTTAAACGTAACTATGTCTTCATTAATTTGTGCGTGATAACTATTGGTTAAGTTGGATTTAGTCATTTTTAATGTATCTCCTATAGCACCCCAAGTACCATTAGTTGACATAATTACATTACCACCAATATCTTTATATACAGAAACAAAAGTGCCATCCTCGTTAAAGCTTGTTTCAATAGGATTAATATTTAAAATTTCTGGCCACTTACCTTCTGGTACATTCAATACGGAGTCCTTTGAATTATTTTTAATGGTTACTTTTAATTCCAAGTTCCTCCATGTGCCTACCATTTGTTGGCTTAGCGTCTGCTCCGGTGCTTTCTCTTCATTTTCAGATGATTTTTTACTTTCACACGCAAAAAGAATAGTGATTAGAATTATTGATATTATTCGATTCATAACTGGATATATTTACAACTAAATTAATAATATAAAACAACTGTGAACGGAACCCGAAGAGAAAATATCAAACCCGGATTAAAAGTAGCCATTGTATTAAAAAAGGATCAGCGAACAGGCAAACTAACTGAAGGAATAGTTAAGGATTTGCTTACTAAATCTCCCACTCACCACCATGGAATTAAAGTGCGTTTAGAGGATGGTCAAATTGGGCGGGTCAAAGAAATACTGGAAGATTAAAACTGTTCTTTTATAAATTCTAAGGCTCTTTTTTCCATATAATTATAATCTGCATTTGGTAATTGAAAACCCACGTGTCCACCATATTTCGGAGTTTCCAAATAGAGGTTTTCGCTAAGTTCACATAAGCCATAAGGATAGCAAGGTTCACCCAAAAACGGATCGTTTACAGCATTGCAAATGAGGAGTGGTACCGAAACTTGTGGTAAGTAGTTACCGGCACTCGCTCGCTTGTAGAAATCCTGAGCATCTTTAAAGCCATGAATGGGTGCCGTGTATTTGTTATCAAAGTCTTCAAATTCTTTTATGTCTTTAAATCCATCATACTCAATTAAACCTGGGTAAGTTTCTGCTTTTAGTTTTACTTTCTCTTCCAGCTTTCTTAGAAATCGTTTCTTATAAAACCCTGTTTTAGAGTGGGTTAGCTGATCAACACTCGATTTAAGACTTACAGGTATTGAAAACGCAATTCCGCCCTTTACTTCTTTTGGTCGAGAATCATTTTCGCCTAAATATTTGATAGTTAAACTTCCTCCCATACTAAATCCAATCAAAACAATGGACTTATAATTTAATTGACACAATACGTGATTTACAACAGTTTCTAAATCATCAGTCGCTCCATGATGATAAAACCTTGCCTGGCGATTTATTTCACCACTACAGCTTCTGCAGTTCCAAGCAAGCACATCAACGCCATTTTCAGACATATATTTGGCCATTCCTAACATATACGGCCTATTACTACTGCCTTCTAAACCATGAGAAATAATGACTAGTTGATCGTTGCCTCTCTTAATCCAATCAAGATCTAAAAAATCATCATCGGGAGTGTCAATACGTTCTCTTGAATATGTTACTCCTTCTACCTTTCGAAAAGTGCTGGGTACGATGGTGGCTATATGTCCATTTCGCATCCAAAACGGAGGTTTGTAACTGGATTTTACTAAAGGCATAGCACAAATAAAATGTAGTTAGTCCTAACAACATGGATTTTCACCAAATAAATAAAAATTTTTGACTGTGGTTTTCAATTACTCTACCTTCACGTTGAACTATGACAGTCAGAAATCTGCTTATTCTTTTCGTTTCAATATTACTGATTACTCCATTCACCATTATGGAGTCGATCATTTTATTGAAAAAAACGCAGGTCAAGCGGGAGATTAAGCATGAGTTGATGCGTTCTATTCCGAAAAATGAACTTACATTAATCACACTATCCCAAGAAGAAGCAAGAACTAAGCTTCGTTGGGAACATTCAAAAGAATTCGAGTTTGATGGAGCTATGTTTGATGTTGTTTATACTGAAGAACATGACAATAAAATCAGTTATTGGTGTTGGCCGGATACGGAAGAATCATCGCTCAACCAACTGTTGAAATCACTAACTAAACAAAAACATCAAAGCACTGATGATGAAGGGATTAAACTTCAAAAGATACTTACTTACACTATTCCAACTAGTACTGAATTGATTTCACTTGTAGCGTATGAACTGGTGAACGAAACAGAATTGGATATACACTATCAATCTATTGATCAGTGTCCCATTACTCCCCCACCCAATTCTTGATTTTCACTATCCATTAAAATCATTTTAAACCATCGAGTTTAACTCGAAAATTAATCTTATACATGAAATACATAGTATGCACATGGCTATTTATGGCCGTGCAAATTGCTGTAAGCGCACAGGTGCTCACAGTAAAAGACAATTCCGGCAACCCTGTTGAATTAGCTACTGTTGCCAGTAAATCGCCCAATGAGTTTATAACAACAGATGAAAACGGCCGAGCTGATATTAGTAAATTAAAAGGTTCTAAAAAAATAGAAATCCGATCGATAGGCTATAAAACAGTGTATACCAATTATGAGGAATTACAATTAATGGGCTTTGATGTAACTATGAAAGCATCTACCCTTTCTATGGATGAAATAGTTATTTCTGCGACTAAATGGGAACTCTCAAGTAGTGAAACACCTACTAAAATTGTTTCGATTCCTACAGAGGAAATAGTGCTTCAAAACCCACAAACAGCCGCTGATTTGCTAAATGTATCGGGCAAAGTCTTTATTCAAAAAAGTCAACAAGGTGGTGGCAGTCCCATGATACGAGGGTTTGCCACCAATCGTTTACTGTACACGTTAGATGGCGTGCGAATGAATACCGCCATCTTCAGAGGTGGAAATATTCAAAATGTAATAAGCCTTGATCCGTTTGCATTGGAAAGCACTGAGGTGTTCTTTGGGCCGGGTTCTGTGATTTACGGTAGTGATGCCATTGGAGGTGTCATGAGTTTTCAAACGCTTACACCCCAGCTATCTGAAAGTAACGAAGTAGAGGTGACCGGCAATGCCGTAGTTAGAACTTCCAGTGCTAACAATGAAAGAACCGGGCATTTAGATGTGAATGTAGGCTGGAATAAATGGGCATTTGTTTCGAGCTTCAGTTCTTGGGATTATGACCACTTGAAGCAAGGCAGTGATGGGCCTGATGATTACTTAAAGCCGTATTATGTACAAAGGCAAGATTCTTCGGATGTAGTGATAACCCAGGATGATCCTTTATTGCAAATACCAACGGCCTATTCGCAAATAAACATGATGCAGAAAGTGCGATTCAAGCCAAATGCACAATGGGATATTCAATATGGCTTTCATTTATCTGAAACATCTTCATATGGCAGATATGACAGGCACAACAGAGTAAGAAACGGAACGGCCAGATATGCAGAATGGGATTACGGTCCACAGAAATGGATGATGAATAATTTAACACTCACACATCAGGGGCTGACGACCATGTACGATAAAATGAATGTACGCCTGGCCTATCAAAAGTTTGAAGAAAGCAGGATTGATCGTTCTTTAAATAGCGATACCCGAACCACGCAGACAGAAATGGTAGATGCCTATTCGGTGAACATAGATCTCTTGAAAAACCTGGGTGAGCAACATACCATTAACTATGGAATTGAGTATGTTTCTAATGAGGTCGAATCTAGCGGATTTGAAACGAATATTAGTACCAATAGCTCCATTGCAAGTACCTCGCGTTACCCTGCGGCTACCTGGGAATCATTGGGTGTATACATTAATGAGCAGTTTAAGGTATTTGATGAGCTGTCATTGCAGGCAGGTTTGCGTTACAATCAGTTTATGATAGATGCTACGTTCGATCAGCAATTTTTCAACTTTCCTTTCAACAATGCTAAGTTGGAAGAGGGATCACTCACAGGAAGTTTAGGAGCTGTTTACAGACCAAATGATAATTGGGTAATCAGTTCTAATTTTGGAACAGCCTTTCGAGCACCTAATGTGGACGATATAGGCAAAATATTTGATTCTGAGCCGGGAGCCATTACAGTTCCTAATCCAGATTTAAAAGCAGAATATGCCTATAACTTTGATATTGGAGTTGCTGCCAAAATTGGAGAAGTAGCCAAGATTGATTTAACTGCCTATTATACATTACTGGATAATGCTTTGGTTCGCAGAAACTTTACTTTAAATGGTAATGATTCCATCATTTATCAGGGGGAATTGAGCCAGGTACAAGCGATACAAAACGCGGCTCAAGCTCGAGTTTATGGTGTGCAAGCAGGTATTGAATTGAATTTGGCTGATCATTTTCAATTTACATCTGACATCAACTATCAACAGGGTGAAGAAGAGCTGGATGATGGCTCTACAAGCAGTTCCCGACATGCAGCACCACTATTTGGAACCTCACGACTTAAATTTAATCATGACAAACTAAAACTAGAGTTTTATGCTTCTTACCAGGGAGAAATTAGTCATGACGACCTTACTGTGGAAGAACAAGGCAAGGATGAAATATACGCCAAAGATTCTGAAGGAAATACCTATGCACCTTCTTGGTATACTTTAAACTTGAAGGCGATGTTCCCGGTATCTGATAAACTAACGGTAACTGCTGGATTGGAGAATATTACAGATCAACGATATAGGCCCTATAGCTCAGGTGTTTCTGCGCCAGGGAGGAACTTTATCCTAGCATTAAGAGCCCGACTTAATTAGTAATAAACAGATAATGAAAGAACCTACGCCTGCTAGTAATAAGCACCTAGCTTTGCAGGCGTAGGTAAAAACTACTTCATATAGTTTGTTCTCCTTTTGGAAGTAAGCGCTCCACAGGAGGTTAGGTTAAAAATTAAAAAGGATCAGGGGTGGTCCTTTTTTTTTTGGAATGAATTCTACTTATGCCATTAATGAACTCCTATAGTTACAATGATTTTAATCCTTTTCATTTAAATATTATTGAGAGTCATCCTGATCATAAATTTGTGAAAAGTTTAATAAAATATAAGCTGACAACACTTTTCCCAAAATCAAATTGTATTAGTTTTGTTTGCTATGAACAACAGTTTGCATGTAGCTATTTGCGGTAACATTGGATGTGGAAAAACCACTTTGGCAGCCATGCTGGCCAAACAATTTGGTTGGAAAGCTGAGATGGAATCCGTGGAGGATAATCCGTATTTAGAAGACTTTTATGAGGATATGAAACGCTGGTCGTTTCACTTGCAGGTGTATTTTCTCAATAGCAGATTCAATCAGATTAAACGAATTCGTGAAAGCGAAACTTCTACCATCCAGGATAGAACTATATATGAAGATGCCTTCATTTTTGCGTCCAATTTGTATGAATCCAAGCTCATGAATGAGCGAGATTATCGTTGCTACCTGACCCTTTTTGAGTCGATGATTCAGCATGTGCAAGCACCTGACCTACTCATTTACTTAAAGGCCGATATTCCAAAACTTGTTGCCCAGATTGAAAAACGAGGTAGAACCTATGAGGAAGCTATTCGAATTGATTACTTAAAAAACTTGAATAAGCGTTACGAAAGCTGGATTGACGGTTATCAGGATAGCAAGCTCTTGATCATTGACATGAACAAAACAGATTTCGTCAATAAGCCCGAAGATTTCTCAGTAATCGTGAATAGAATAGATGTGGAAGTAAACGGGTTATTTAGTTAATTATCCAAAGCCCCATCATCTACCCAACAGGCAATTAGATCAATTTCTGCTTGTGATAAATCAGGCCTACTAGCTGGCGGCATATTACCACTCTGAGTCCGGCTTTTAATGGCGTCTGCCCTACTTTGAACATTTGACAATTCACTATAATCTGGTAAAGATGCCCTGCTTCCATCGTGGCACTGACTCAGAACACAATTGGCTTGAATAATTTCTTTTACCTGGCCCGCCCATGACGTACCTGATGGTACCGTTATCTCTGATGTTACTTCACATCCTGAATCGTCTGTTACTGAAACTGTGTAACTCCCTTGTGCCAAACCATTGAAAGTATTATCCGCGCTTTCTACTCCATCCAGAAAATAGGTAATACCACTTCCACTAGCCGTTATTTCAACAGAACCATTGGATGTGTTGCACCCTGAACTAGTCGCACTTATTTCATCAATGGTTAAATCAGATCCTGCTGCACTGATTAAAATATTCAAATCATCTGTACAACCACTGGCATCAATAACTTGAATATCATAGAAACCTGGACTCAAGCCATCTATAAATGTATTTTGAATAACATTCCTTCTAAGCTGTATTTCAAAAGGTTCCTTACCACCCGTAATAGCCACTTCAATAGTACCATCGCTGGCATTGCAGCTTGTTGCATCTGTTGTGCTTACTAAACTCAAGGTTGGGCCTTCCTGCGTACAGTCAACGGCAGGAGCAGGATCATCTGAACTATCAGAGCATGAGT
This genomic window contains:
- a CDS encoding YheT family hydrolase; translated protein: MPLVKSSYKPPFWMRNGHIATIVPSTFRKVEGVTYSRERIDTPDDDFLDLDWIKRGNDQLVIISHGLEGSSNRPYMLGMAKYMSENGVDVLAWNCRSCSGEINRQARFYHHGATDDLETVVNHVLCQLNYKSIVLIGFSMGGSLTIKYLGENDSRPKEVKGGIAFSIPVSLKSSVDQLTHSKTGFYKKRFLRKLEEKVKLKAETYPGLIEYDGFKDIKEFEDFDNKYTAPIHGFKDAQDFYKRASAGNYLPQVSVPLLICNAVNDPFLGEPCYPYGLCELSENLYLETPKYGGHVGFQLPNADYNYMEKRALEFIKEQF
- a CDS encoding deoxynucleoside kinase; this encodes MHVAICGNIGCGKTTLAAMLAKQFGWKAEMESVEDNPYLEDFYEDMKRWSFHLQVYFLNSRFNQIKRIRESETSTIQDRTIYEDAFIFASNLYESKLMNERDYRCYLTLFESMIQHVQAPDLLIYLKADIPKLVAQIEKRGRTYEEAIRIDYLKNLNKRYESWIDGYQDSKLLIIDMNKTDFVNKPEDFSVIVNRIDVEVNGLFS
- a CDS encoding TonB-dependent receptor; the protein is MKYIVCTWLFMAVQIAVSAQVLTVKDNSGNPVELATVASKSPNEFITTDENGRADISKLKGSKKIEIRSIGYKTVYTNYEELQLMGFDVTMKASTLSMDEIVISATKWELSSSETPTKIVSIPTEEIVLQNPQTAADLLNVSGKVFIQKSQQGGGSPMIRGFATNRLLYTLDGVRMNTAIFRGGNIQNVISLDPFALESTEVFFGPGSVIYGSDAIGGVMSFQTLTPQLSESNEVEVTGNAVVRTSSANNERTGHLDVNVGWNKWAFVSSFSSWDYDHLKQGSDGPDDYLKPYYVQRQDSSDVVITQDDPLLQIPTAYSQINMMQKVRFKPNAQWDIQYGFHLSETSSYGRYDRHNRVRNGTARYAEWDYGPQKWMMNNLTLTHQGLTTMYDKMNVRLAYQKFEESRIDRSLNSDTRTTQTEMVDAYSVNIDLLKNLGEQHTINYGIEYVSNEVESSGFETNISTNSSIASTSRYPAATWESLGVYINEQFKVFDELSLQAGLRYNQFMIDATFDQQFFNFPFNNAKLEEGSLTGSLGAVYRPNDNWVISSNFGTAFRAPNVDDIGKIFDSEPGAITVPNPDLKAEYAYNFDIGVAAKIGEVAKIDLTAYYTLLDNALVRRNFTLNGNDSIIYQGELSQVQAIQNAAQARVYGVQAGIELNLADHFQFTSDINYQQGEEELDDGSTSSSRHAAPLFGTSRLKFNHDKLKLEFYASYQGEISHDDLTVEEQGKDEIYAKDSEGNTYAPSWYTLNLKAMFPVSDKLTVTAGLENITDQRYRPYSSGVSAPGRNFILALRARLN
- a CDS encoding YwbE family protein yields the protein MNGTRRENIKPGLKVAIVLKKDQRTGKLTEGIVKDLLTKSPTHHHGIKVRLEDGQIGRVKEILED